A stretch of Vigna angularis cultivar LongXiaoDou No.4 chromosome 4, ASM1680809v1, whole genome shotgun sequence DNA encodes these proteins:
- the LOC108330595 gene encoding 60S ribosomal protein L7-4, whose protein sequence is MGEGEAKSMVPESVVKKEKRNEEWALAKKQQVEATKKKRSETRKLIFSRAKQYAKEYEEQQKELIRLKREAKLKGGFYVDPETKLLFIIRIRGINAMDPKTRKILQLLRLRQIFNGVFLKVNKATLNMLHRVEPYVTYGYPNLKSVKELIYKRGFGKVNKQRIPLTDNSIIEQTLGKHGIICIEDLIHEIMTVGPHFKEANNFLWPFKLKAPLGGLKKKRNHYVEGGDAGNRENYINELIRRMN, encoded by the exons ATGGGCGAAGGGGAAGCAAAATCGATGGTCCCAGAATCGGtggtgaagaaggagaaaaggaaCGAGGAGTGGGCTTTGGCTAAAAAACAGCAAGTGGAAGCAACGAAGAAAAAGAGATCCGAAACTCGGAAATTGATTTTTAGCAGAGCCAAACAGTATGCAAAGGAATACGAGGAGCAG CAAAAGGAACTAATTAGGTTGAAGCGTGAAGCCAAGCTTAAGGGAGGGTTTTATGTTGACCCTGAAACTAAGCTTTTGTTCATCATCAGGATTCGTGG TATCAATGCCATGGATCCCAAAACAAGGAAGATTCTGCAGCTTCTGCGTTTGAGACAG ATTTTTAATGGCGTCTTTCTTAAAGTGAACAAAGCAACCTTGAATATGTTGCATAGGGTAGAGCCGTATGTTACCTACGG GTACCCTAATTTGAAGAGTGTAAAAGAATTGATCTACAAGAGGGGCTTTGGAAAAGTGAACAAGCAGAGAATTCCTCTGACTGACAATTCTATTATAGAACAG ACTTTGGGGAAGCATGGGATAATTTGCATAGAAGATCTGATCCACGAGATCATGACTGTTGGACCTCACTTCAAGGAGGCAAACAATTTTCTATGGCCTTTCAAGCTGAAAGCTCCCCTGGGTGgtttgaagaagaaaagaaatcatTATGTTGAAGGAGGTGACGCTGGCAACAgggaaaattatataaatgagcTCATTAGAAGGATGAATTAG